DNA from Prunus persica cultivar Lovell chromosome G6, Prunus_persica_NCBIv2, whole genome shotgun sequence:
CCTTATGTAAATTAGGTTAAATTATGTTCTTATTTTACGTATTAGTAATTTGTGCCAGACATTATAGAGCCCGAAAAGAGGATTTGTGCTTGTATTGTGATAAGCTATAACTCAGCAACTTTATCAGTTGATTAAACATATATGTGCAGGCACAACTATAAAAAAACTCAGCAAACGGCAACAATCGCCACAGATTCAAGAAAAAGACAGCAACACCAAGAGAAACTGCATTAAAAACCATCCaagtatgaaaaaaaaaaaatacagaaccATCCAAATCATTTACtgcataaaaaatatgtgtTGGTAATTCACATCATGGACAGAAATTGACAATGGATAACTGAGTTGGGAATTCAAATTCTTATTGGAATTCTATCTTGGTATTTCTCTCGGATCCTAGCAGTCTCTGCTCGTCTATCGTCACCGAGAAAAACGCAAAAATACCTCCAAGCACTGAGCTGGCTTTGGCATCTAGCAAGGCGATGAACTAGTGACGAAGACGACCGAGACAGAAGCCAAGAGGTTGGATCTGATGGAGGTAGAGCTTCATCAGATCTAAAAGGACCTCCACAAAATCAGAATCGATCAAAGGAAATCCACTACAGatctaacaaaaataaaacatactaaaaaattaaaaataaaagtcttgtttttttttctttttaacttaGAAAAGTAcactatatataaattattggGCACAAATATAGGTTTCGTGTGTGTAGTATTGTCACATGTGTCAGATAAAGACACTACTATTTGTGTCTACATAAGAAAGATGATTACTTTTCTCCAAGAACATGTTAGATTGTACTTATTACCTACACTAAATTGATATCTGGCATTATTTTTTGTgtccataaaaaaatatgctCTATCTAAATCGATTTAATACAATTATTTGTGTTTTATATGAAAACTtcacaaataaaatttgtttgtgCGGTAAGTTAGAGGGGAGGGCACAATACATGTATTCATGATCTTTGACCAATTTTGTAGTAAGGGTTAATTGGTGATTTGGCCCCAAAACTTGTATATAACTTTTGATTTATcccctattttttttattaaaaaaattaaggatatgaacttcttttttctgtcAATTTCCCCCATGCCGTCTAAATGTGCAACATTTGATCTAATTTGCCattaaatatgagggcaaaatggtcattttgtatgttaaaaataaataaaaaattaaaaattgaaataatactctctctctctctctctctctctctatgtgtAGGTGCAGGTTGGGTTCTGCGAGTGGGGGACGAGAGCATGGATCTGTTGCCGCTGCTAGGGAGGAAAGGAGTGATGGGTCTGGATCTGGAGGCAAAGACTAGGGAATGGAATGGGTCTGGGTCTTGTGGGGGTGGTTGTATGGTAGCGTTGTGCTTGGGGTGGTATGGGGGCGGATCTTGCATAGGGATGGGGCTGGCGGATACGTCTCGGCTGgggagagagaacaaaaagaaTGGGGAAGAGGGGGAGGGATTTATGGGGAGGGGGATTGATTTGAGGATGNNNNNNNNNNNNNNNNNNNNNNNNNNNNNNNNNNNNNNNNNNNNNNNNNNNNNNNNNNNNNNNNNNNNNNNNNNNNNNNNNNNNNNNNNNNNNNNNNNNNAAGCTTAGGGTTAAAAAGTTTCCATGGGGGGCAAAATCACCCAGTTTTAACCCCATTTGGTAGTAATGTATAATTTAATCGTAGTAAACACATAAAAGACAATGTGCTTGCAAATATTATGCTTAGTCCCAGTTAGATCGAGTGGGTATACTCTCCCTTGtacaattaaaatattattaactactgatgagaaaaaaatataatacacTTGTAGGTGTCAGGTAGTTAGTATTAGTTAGCTATTACTGTAGTGTCTCctaaaactttgttcaaaTCTTATTTTACCCCCTAAAGTTAAGTGGCCCACTTAACTTCTTTGACCTTAATTTCGTGTTCCACTTTAGCCCCTACAGTTATCTCAATTAATAACTTTGTCAGTTTTGATGACGTACGTAGCATTGCTATTttagccttttttatttatttatttttatcacaaatgatGATGTGTCATGTAAATAGcccatttttttggtttaattaaaatatataaataaaaataataaaataaataaataaaaatctttctTCTCTATGCTTCCcccctaaaataaaatatttaaaaaaagggtaCCCATATCAAGATTGTAGtaaattaacaaaacaaatgaaaaacaaaagaataattaaaaaacaatacaacagaactataaaataaaaacattaagaaAACAGTGTAGCCCCACCCTTTATCCAGCAACCACCATATTCCATACAACACCACCGACACCGGCACACCCGCACACCTCAGCCACCAAACCATCACCAAGCCAACCACACTCCCCCCACCCCTAATCATCTAAGCCTTGAGCCACAACCCACCAACCCAACCACCAAACCATCACCCAAGCCATCCATACTCCCCCCGACCCCAATCATCTGAAACCGACACTAATATCCACCTCACTCAGCTGACCCTGAACTTCCTCGACCATAATAGTCACCTCACCCCAAATCCCCACTCCAATGGGAGAGAGAAACTCTACAATTgaaaaagtttttaattttttagttagTCAATTCCCCTAATTCCTttaagagaaggagaaaggaTGAGGCCATTTTTTGTGATAAGCATCTTTGGCGAGAGTTGGATCTGGATAGGGTTTTTTTTAGGGAAATAGCTTAAAATGACactcatttcataattttaactaaaaataccaccccttcccaatttttgtacaactatcacctataaatataaaattattgtccacttattgcTGATTTTTCACAAGTTCAGAAATTTTATTCTCTCTTAGCTCACacagctctctttctctttggtatctgtctatcacagctctctgtgtctctcttggctctctctatcttggctctctctctcttgactctctctctctctagcacaactctctgtctctctctttgctctctttctCATAGCGCAGCTGTTTTTCTCTCTAGCTTCGTTATGTCTCTTTCTCCGCTATTTGATCTCTTGCTCTCTGTTTGGAATCGCTAACCCTTCCCTTTAGCTATGTCTTCTGAATAGCTGCTTGTAACCTTGAAGCTCTAGTGGATTGCCGACCTCGAAAAGGTAGTgttgatggttattttcttaatatcagtgagattatgtgaaatgggttatagtttgattgtttgggtttgtgttaaattcgttttggctttaatttctttgggttaggttttgttgaatattcatgctcattcatctgggtttgtaccaattgcatttagattggtctggatatgtgaatcttgaaacttgggattttCCATTTGATGTAGTAGATCTGTATAGTGTGATTTGATGTGTTACTGGTGTACTGTTGTTGTGTTCCTCTTATTTTACAGtcgtattgctgttatattgccattatattgtggttatattgctattgtattgtgtggttattgtggttatattgtgttaatgaaatgttgttttgtcatggtcagaaatggagacaattgttattctcgtgtgctacaatggaaaatgggtcACCTCGAAGAAGATGTGCAAATACGAAGGGGGTGACTCAAAAGGCTTAATAGTTCCACGGACCATCAAATTTGTTGAACTGTTGGACCGTGTGCATCAGATTGGTAATACAAACAGTAGGGAAGACaaggtttgcttaaaattctcagttttggtggcctcgaatgagtggaagcacataaagattgaggacgatgatgatgtcaatttttttatgaagtacaATTCCGAGGTAACACCTCCAAAACTAGCTCCCTTACTCGTGAGTATAGAAGATAAAGGACTAACAAATGATGTAGTTCATAGTATGCATATCACGACAGATAGTAGTCGGATGGGTCATTCTTCAGTTGCCATTGTTGAAAGCAATGAAGTAACTTGGAATAATACAAATGTCACTAATGTGGGAGGTGAAGTAGGGACAAATTTTATGgatatgattgattttagcgaggtggaggagatgcatagtggtgataatggtactgaaagaaatgaagtgtcAGTGTACTCTGCCCCTCCTAATTTGGGCTGCTTGAACACAGCTGCCCAGTTGCCAATAATGCGTTTAGAAGGAGAATCTGAACCCACTCGTCAACATTATTGGAGTCAAATGGGTGAACAAAATCGGTACAATGCAACCGGtgtaaatgatgaagaagcatATTTGGACAGCGGGTTTTCACGAAGTGATTGGAATCCGAAAATTACAGTTGGGCAAATTTTCTCTAGTAAGAAAGCATTGTTGACAGAGTTACGGTTGACGGCATTAAGAGGCCACTTTGATTTTAAGGTGCAATTCTTTTGCACTAAGAGGTTGCTTGTGGTTTGTTGTCAACGTCCATGCCCATGGCGGGTCCGACATCGAGAATTGGAGAATACAGCTTCATGATTGTGAGGTGTACAACTGTCCATGAATGTGATTTGAGGTTCGTAAGTGACAAGCATCATCAAGCAACCACAGCACTTGTAGCCACTTCACTTAAAAGGAAGTTGAAGGATTCTCGGACAATATACACACCAAGTGACATTATGAGAGATGTGAAACACAACTTTGGTTGCACCATCCATTATTCGAAAGCTTGGAAAGCAAAGGAGTTAGCTCTATTGTCCATTAGAGGATCAGCAGAGGAGGcatattatatccttccagctTATTGCTATGAATTGGAGCGTATGAATCCCGGCACAAAAATACACATCCAAACTGATGAGAACAATCactttgtgtatttatttatggcgGTTGGCGCATGTATTAGAGGGTTCCGTTCTTCCATGTGCCCAATGATAGCCGTGGATGCCACTCATTTAAAATCCAAGTACAAGGGTGTTATGTTTGTAGCAAATGCATTCGATGGTAATCGAAATATATATCCTCTTGCTTTtgggatcggggatttggAGATGGATGCATCATGGCATTGATTTTTCACTAAACTTCATGAAGCCATTGGTGAGTGTCCCAATCTTGTTATTATTTCTGATCGCCATGTTAGCATAGAGAATGTGTGGAACAAAAATTTTCCAACTGCACAACATGGCATATGCTTTTATCATATGAAGGGGAACATGAAACGCACTTGCAAGTTAAAAAAGCGTGATCACATACTTATACACTTTGAGCAGGCTGTGAAATCTTATTCCATTGCTGAATTTGATTGTCATTTTCACAAGATCAAGCGAAAGGAACATGTTGCTCAATATCTTGAAGAGGCAGGGTTACATAAGTGGTCTAGAGCTCACATGGATGGACGCCGCTACAATGTAATGACAACAAATATTGCCGAGTCAATCAACTCAGTCCTTAGGTTTGCAAGGATGCTGCCAGTGGTTCATTTGATAGGGGAAATTGTTAATCTCCTTGTGAAATGGTTCACCGAACGTCGTGAGTTGGCTTTGAATTGCACAACAATATTGTGCCCcaattttggagagaagaagtTGAGGAACAGGTTGGAGGATGCTGCAAGGATAAATGTGGTTAAAGTAAATAATGCACAGTTTAATGTTTTGGACGGTGATATGGACGGCCTCATTGATTTAACGAACAACAGTTGTAGTTGTAGAAAGTTTCAGCTTGAGCAGCTACCTTGCAAGCATGTAGTTGCAGTTTGCCGCTTCTTGAAAGTAAATGTATACGCAAAGGCTTCTCGGTATTACACTCGAAAAACCTGGATGGATGCTTATTCGGATAGCATCTACCCGGTACAACCTCACGGAATGTGGGATATTCCTGAAGATGTTCGAAGTCGAGTTGTGCTGCCTCTCATGGCAAGGGTCATGCCAGGCAGACGAAAGAAGATAAGAATTCCCTCGCAAGGAGAGGGCACCATTAGAAGAAAGTGCTCAAGGTGCGGTTCCGTATGCCACAATAAAAGCACCTGTAAAAACAATATTCCATTGTGCAATGTATCTTAGACAATATGATTTGTGTTGCTTTGGTAGGTCATTAAActctacttttatttgttttgggtttcgtgttatgttgaatgggaattcttttaaatttgcataatttgGGTTGCATTGCTACAACATGTTGTATTGCTGacagattgctattatattgAACTTTTATTGTATTGGTATTGCTTCTAGATTGCTATTATAATTTGAGTgtgaaattaataaataaactatCAAAACTGTACAAAATGTTTGTAAGAcatgtacaattacaaaattataagttctCCTCAGAAACAAAGTTCTCTAAGTATCCatacacaaacaagaaaagcaaaagcttaaaGAGTAAGCTTATAGCAAAATCAATGTCCCCATTTCTCTAAACCACACCTGCTGGTGGTAGGTTTCCATCTTCACTCATTTCCTGCTTTCTTTTAAGCAGACAATGATCAAGCACAAAAGAGCAAACTTTTAAAGAACTCATATTACACCACATATAGTTTTAAAGAAAACTTATCCATATCCAATATGCAAGCCCTAAAGTTAGTAAacagagttataaaaaaatatgtcaaactaacaagcattattctcaaacaaaaagtatgatgtggttgggagtttacaagttcaaaatgatatacacAGGTTAATTGTCTTAGACTTTAGatatcatcttcaacaaagaaaatacataCCGATTAGACTTGTAAGAAGGTTAAATGCAATGGTCATAAAGACCCATAGTAAGCCACCAAATACCAATCAATAACTGCtacaaaaaccataataaaatcataataaactaaaaatacaacagcACTAAAATGCCAACACAACATCACTACATTAGCAATACACTagcaaaaaaacaacaatacgA
Protein-coding regions in this window:
- the LOC109949578 gene encoding uncharacterized protein LOC109949578, translating into MKRTCKLKKRDHILIHFEQAVKSYSIAEFDCHFHKIKRKEHVAQYLEEAGLHKWSRAHMDGRRYNVMTTNIAESINSVLRFARMLPVVHLIGEIVNLLVKWFTERRELALNCTTILCPNFGEKKLRNRLEDAARINVVKVNNAQFNVLDGDMDGLIDLTNNSCSCRKFQLEQLPCKHVVAVCRFLKVNVYAKASRYYTRKTWMDAYSDSIYPVQPHGMWDIPEDVRSRVVLPLMARVMPGRRKKIRIPSQGEGTIRRKCSRCGSIAIII